The Arthrobacter sp. NicSoilC5 genome has a window encoding:
- a CDS encoding glycosyltransferase family 4 protein, whose product MKILVYPHDLKMGGSQMNAIEIAAAVQGQGHDVVVFGQPGPLVEYIGDLGLEFIESPAVRRRPSLAAAKKLRHLVESRSVEVLHGYEWPPSLECHLAARQKEGPAVVSTVMSMAVAPFLPASLPLTVGTHQIAAVEQASGRSEVTVLEPPVDVTRNRPGLRLDQDGFRMRWGIRPGAQVVVIVSRLAYQLKLEGIFSAIDVVSGLARGRDVQLLIVGDGPARAEVTCRAEQINSSHNRKVVLLTGELDDPRAAYDIGDVCLGMGGSALRAMAFAKPLVVQGELGFWELLTPVSVDRFLWQGWYGVGQDKQRGRAQLGRILSELLANPACRAELGEYGLALVRDRFSLERAADTQIGIYSKALRDRTTFAAAPNTDWRAAARFVNYEGRRLLARWTGREVSDDFNSRPIAARASLVGRNAP is encoded by the coding sequence ATGAAAATCCTTGTCTACCCGCACGATTTGAAGATGGGCGGGAGCCAGATGAATGCCATCGAGATCGCGGCGGCAGTCCAAGGTCAGGGGCATGACGTTGTGGTCTTTGGCCAGCCGGGGCCCTTAGTGGAATATATCGGAGACCTGGGCCTGGAGTTCATCGAATCCCCCGCCGTTCGGCGCCGTCCATCCCTTGCCGCCGCAAAGAAGCTGCGTCATCTCGTTGAGTCACGCTCAGTCGAAGTGCTGCACGGCTATGAATGGCCCCCGTCCCTGGAATGCCATTTGGCGGCCCGGCAGAAGGAGGGCCCCGCAGTGGTTTCCACGGTGATGTCCATGGCAGTGGCACCGTTCCTCCCCGCAAGCCTCCCCCTCACGGTAGGAACGCACCAAATTGCCGCTGTTGAACAGGCGTCCGGGCGGTCTGAAGTCACGGTACTGGAACCACCGGTCGACGTTACCCGCAACCGTCCGGGTCTCCGCTTGGACCAGGACGGCTTTAGGATGCGCTGGGGCATCCGCCCTGGGGCGCAGGTAGTGGTCATAGTTTCCCGTCTGGCGTACCAGCTCAAGCTGGAAGGCATCTTCTCGGCTATCGATGTTGTGTCTGGGCTTGCGCGAGGGCGGGACGTGCAACTGTTGATCGTAGGGGACGGTCCCGCGAGGGCAGAAGTTACGTGCCGCGCGGAGCAAATCAACAGCAGCCATAACCGGAAAGTCGTCCTCCTTACCGGCGAGCTGGATGATCCCCGGGCGGCATACGACATCGGGGATGTGTGCCTTGGGATGGGTGGATCCGCCCTGAGGGCCATGGCTTTTGCCAAGCCGTTGGTGGTGCAGGGCGAGCTGGGGTTCTGGGAACTTCTCACACCCGTTTCTGTCGACCGGTTTCTGTGGCAAGGCTGGTACGGTGTGGGCCAAGACAAACAGCGGGGCAGGGCACAGCTGGGCCGGATCCTGTCGGAGTTACTGGCGAACCCCGCATGTCGGGCCGAACTTGGAGAGTACGGACTGGCGCTCGTAAGGGACCGCTTCAGTCTCGAGCGTGCCGCTGACACCCAAATAGGCATCTACTCGAAGGCATTGCGTGACCGCACTACTTTCGCTGCTGCCCCTAACACCGACTGGCGGGCTGCAGCCCGCTTCGTGAACTACGAAGGCCGGCGGTTGCTGGCGCGATGGACCGGCCGGGAGGTATCGGACGACTTCAACAGCAGGCCAATAGCAGCACGTGCCAGCCTTGTCGGCCGGAATGCGCCATGA
- a CDS encoding glycosyltransferase, protein MTDDWLSGAALMGFSRRAMQRVMTYNLAHSSVVAAVSGSLLEDLRAMLPAEPARALHYPQLFAVLPNGCPAPAVGAPRSRSNVAGLVGQLNERLDMDLLEAVQQAGINLRIIGPRTDRDPAFGQRFDALLQNENVEWTGPLPGGKIPDELSRLGTGLTPYRDSAFNRASFPLKTLEYLSAGVPVVATDSPAVRWLATNHVAVAANRQDFVDKVLKSLHNRNDGAAEMERRSFARAHSWEARAKEFLSLIEASAVSAVPPGKERKVQL, encoded by the coding sequence GTGACTGATGATTGGCTGTCCGGAGCAGCACTGATGGGGTTCTCCCGCCGAGCCATGCAGCGGGTGATGACATATAACCTCGCGCACAGCTCCGTGGTGGCAGCTGTCTCCGGCTCCCTGTTGGAAGACCTCCGCGCTATGCTTCCTGCTGAACCGGCACGTGCCCTCCATTACCCGCAACTATTCGCCGTTTTGCCGAACGGCTGCCCTGCTCCCGCGGTCGGGGCCCCTCGATCACGCAGCAACGTAGCGGGCCTGGTGGGCCAGCTGAATGAACGGCTTGATATGGACCTCTTGGAAGCCGTCCAGCAGGCCGGTATTAACCTTCGGATCATCGGACCTCGAACGGACCGGGACCCGGCTTTCGGACAACGCTTCGACGCTCTGCTCCAGAATGAGAACGTTGAGTGGACAGGCCCGCTACCGGGCGGAAAGATCCCAGACGAATTGTCCCGTCTTGGTACCGGATTGACGCCCTATAGAGATTCCGCCTTCAACCGTGCCAGTTTTCCGCTGAAAACCTTGGAGTACCTCTCCGCAGGAGTTCCGGTAGTAGCAACGGACAGCCCGGCAGTCCGGTGGTTGGCCACGAACCATGTGGCCGTCGCAGCGAACAGGCAGGACTTCGTCGACAAAGTACTGAAGAGTCTGCACAACCGGAACGACGGAGCGGCAGAAATGGAACGCAGGTCTTTTGCCCGGGCGCACTCGTGGGAGGCACGGGCCAAGGAGTTCCTTAGCCTTATCGAGGCTTCCGCCGTATCCGCGGTTCCCCCAGGAAAAGAACGAAAGGTTCAACTGTGA
- a CDS encoding DegT/DnrJ/EryC1/StrS family aminotransferase, with protein sequence MTAEPVLARINVMKPWLGEEEARALAEVVASGWVAQGPKVKEFESRFAEFQGVRHAVATSSCTTALHLALVVAGIGPGDDVVVPSLSFIATANAVTYVGARPVFCDVDPATGNVTAETIHAALTLDTRAVIVVDQGGVPLDIDPIRELCDRHEITVIEDAACAVGSTYKGRPVGAGADVAVWSFHPRKILTTGEGGMLTTNRADWAARARTLREHSMSVSAADRHGSLLAPPESYLEVGFNYRMTDLQAAVGLVQLGRLPEVLARRRDIAAQYVAGLSRVPGLRLVSDPPYGTTNFQSFWVEVLPNFGTTRDGLMELLAEAGISARRGIMAAHRQPAYRWRNAGRALLQQTERLNDRTLILPVYHELDDEGLARIISTIRAAAAGMRT encoded by the coding sequence ATGACTGCTGAACCAGTGCTTGCCCGGATCAACGTCATGAAGCCCTGGCTCGGTGAGGAGGAAGCCCGGGCGCTGGCTGAGGTGGTGGCGTCCGGCTGGGTGGCGCAGGGGCCCAAGGTCAAGGAATTTGAATCGCGCTTCGCCGAATTCCAGGGAGTCCGCCATGCGGTTGCCACGTCCAGCTGCACCACGGCCTTGCACCTGGCGCTGGTGGTCGCGGGAATCGGGCCCGGGGACGACGTGGTTGTGCCGTCCCTGTCGTTCATCGCCACCGCGAACGCCGTGACATATGTTGGGGCGCGCCCGGTGTTCTGCGATGTTGACCCGGCCACCGGAAACGTGACCGCGGAAACCATCCACGCTGCGCTCACTTTGGACACCCGTGCCGTGATCGTGGTGGACCAGGGCGGCGTGCCGCTGGACATCGACCCCATCCGCGAGCTGTGCGACCGGCACGAAATCACCGTGATTGAAGACGCAGCATGTGCCGTCGGATCCACCTACAAGGGACGGCCGGTGGGCGCGGGCGCGGATGTTGCCGTATGGTCCTTCCACCCGCGCAAGATCCTGACCACCGGTGAGGGCGGCATGCTCACCACCAACCGGGCTGACTGGGCGGCCCGGGCCAGGACCCTGCGCGAGCACTCGATGAGCGTGTCCGCTGCGGACCGGCACGGTTCACTGCTCGCTCCGCCGGAGTCTTACCTTGAGGTGGGGTTCAACTACCGGATGACGGACCTGCAGGCCGCCGTCGGGCTGGTGCAGCTGGGCCGGCTGCCGGAGGTGCTGGCACGGCGGCGGGACATCGCAGCGCAGTATGTTGCCGGCCTCTCGAGGGTGCCGGGCCTGCGGCTGGTGTCGGATCCTCCTTATGGCACCACCAACTTCCAGTCGTTCTGGGTGGAGGTCCTGCCCAACTTTGGGACTACGCGGGACGGATTGATGGAGCTCCTGGCGGAAGCTGGCATCTCGGCCAGAAGGGGGATCATGGCCGCCCACCGCCAGCCCGCCTACCGGTGGCGGAACGCGGGCCGGGCCCTGCTGCAGCAGACGGAGCGGCTCAATGACAGGACGCTGATCCTCCCCGTCTACCACGAACTCGACGACGAAGGGCTGGCCAGGATTATCAGCACCATCCGGGCTGCGGCCGCCGGGATGCGCACATGA
- a CDS encoding DegT/DnrJ/EryC1/StrS family aminotransferase — protein MSTGIDVQTIPLVDLAAQQAEVHEEVMAELAVVFSTASFIGGPAVADFEAAYASFVGAGHCVGVANGTDALELALRAGGVCPGGEVIIPANTFIATAEAVSRIGAVPVPVDVDPHYLLIDPDAVAAAVTSRTQAIVPVHLFGQTAFVERLVPIAQSCGAVIIEDAAQSQGATRFGAQAGTLGAAAGTSFYPGKNLGAAGDAGAVLTDDPGLAARVRLLGAHGSSEKYRHEAIGFNSRLDTVQAVVLKAKLARLHAWNQRRRAAAERYAALLAGVPGVDIPQEAPGNADVWHLYVVRVQHRDAVLRALHAAGIHAGIHYPVPVHLSEAYAGGTSGSFPVAEEAARRILSLPLFPHITAEQQLRVAEVLADAVKTS, from the coding sequence ATGAGCACCGGGATAGACGTACAGACCATTCCACTGGTGGATCTCGCCGCCCAGCAGGCGGAGGTCCATGAGGAAGTCATGGCGGAACTGGCTGTCGTCTTTTCCACGGCGTCCTTTATCGGCGGACCGGCCGTTGCAGATTTTGAGGCCGCGTACGCCTCGTTTGTGGGCGCCGGGCACTGTGTCGGCGTTGCCAACGGAACCGACGCCCTGGAACTTGCCCTGCGGGCCGGGGGCGTCTGCCCCGGCGGGGAAGTGATCATCCCCGCGAATACCTTCATCGCAACGGCAGAGGCAGTCAGCCGCATCGGGGCAGTCCCGGTACCCGTCGACGTCGACCCCCACTACCTTCTGATTGATCCGGACGCCGTGGCGGCCGCCGTCACATCCAGAACGCAGGCCATAGTGCCGGTCCATTTGTTTGGGCAGACCGCGTTCGTGGAGCGCCTGGTGCCCATCGCGCAGTCCTGCGGTGCCGTGATCATCGAGGACGCTGCACAGTCCCAGGGTGCAACACGCTTTGGAGCCCAGGCCGGTACATTGGGCGCGGCGGCAGGAACCAGCTTCTACCCTGGCAAGAATCTTGGCGCCGCCGGGGATGCCGGAGCGGTGCTGACCGACGATCCCGGCCTCGCGGCGCGGGTCCGGCTGCTGGGCGCGCACGGCAGCTCAGAAAAGTACCGGCATGAGGCCATTGGGTTCAATTCGCGGCTGGACACGGTCCAGGCAGTAGTCCTCAAGGCAAAGCTTGCCAGGCTTCACGCATGGAACCAGCGGCGGCGCGCAGCCGCGGAACGGTACGCGGCGCTTCTTGCCGGCGTGCCGGGGGTTGACATTCCGCAGGAGGCGCCCGGAAACGCGGATGTGTGGCACCTGTACGTGGTCCGGGTCCAGCACCGGGATGCGGTCCTCCGGGCGCTGCACGCTGCCGGGATCCACGCCGGCATCCACTACCCCGTCCCGGTTCACCTCAGCGAGGCGTACGCCGGCGGTACTTCCGGTTCGTTCCCTGTTGCCGAAGAAGCCGCCCGCCGGATCCTGTCGCTGCCGCTGTTCCCGCACATCACCGCGGAACAGCAGCTGCGGGTCGCAGAGGTGCTGGCAGATGCTGTGAAGACATCATGA
- a CDS encoding DUF6492 family protein has product MKDHQRIPTLAVVTPSYRPDFELCRDLNSSILRFTYSDVEQYIIVPESDRKLFSTLAGSRTHIQDVREYLPGSIIKLPRTNMWINARRPLPPIRGWIAQQIVKLGAAAAMTTDVVVLVDSDVVLIRPMSSQTFMQHGQLALYEVAGGIDSSLPRHRLWYATARRLLGLPSMESPELPDYICCPCAWSPALVRSMLGRIESVTGTDWVSAVGKELHFSEMILYGVYVRDVLKSSHVPSSSTMHCLNHYEEEPLNEDALRLLLSTATPLDFAVMVSAKSGTQLQTRRAVLSSFTART; this is encoded by the coding sequence GTGAAAGACCATCAGCGCATTCCGACTCTTGCCGTCGTTACGCCCAGCTATCGCCCTGATTTTGAACTTTGCCGTGATCTCAACTCGTCAATCCTCCGCTTTACTTACTCAGACGTGGAGCAGTACATCATTGTTCCCGAATCAGACCGAAAACTTTTTAGTACCCTCGCCGGAAGTCGAACGCATATTCAGGATGTACGGGAGTATCTTCCCGGTTCTATTATCAAATTACCGCGGACGAATATGTGGATAAACGCACGGCGGCCGTTGCCACCGATAAGGGGTTGGATCGCGCAACAAATTGTCAAACTTGGGGCCGCTGCGGCTATGACGACCGACGTTGTCGTGCTGGTGGACTCCGACGTCGTCCTGATTCGGCCTATGAGCTCGCAGACCTTCATGCAACACGGCCAGCTGGCCCTGTACGAGGTAGCTGGTGGAATCGACAGCAGCCTGCCACGCCACCGGCTCTGGTATGCGACTGCGCGGCGACTTCTTGGTCTGCCGTCCATGGAATCACCGGAATTGCCCGACTACATTTGCTGTCCCTGCGCCTGGTCGCCTGCCTTGGTCCGTTCCATGCTTGGCCGCATTGAGTCTGTGACAGGCACGGACTGGGTAAGCGCAGTCGGTAAAGAATTGCATTTTTCCGAAATGATTTTGTATGGCGTCTACGTTCGTGACGTTTTGAAGTCCTCGCATGTGCCATCAAGTTCCACCATGCACTGCCTAAATCACTATGAAGAAGAGCCTTTGAATGAAGACGCTCTCAGGTTGCTGTTGTCCACCGCAACTCCCCTTGATTTTGCAGTTATGGTATCAGCTAAATCCGGAACTCAGCTGCAGACCCGCAGGGCAGTTCTAAGTTCTTTTACAGCTCGAACCTGA
- a CDS encoding oligosaccharide flippase family protein has translation MTAPAPRPGASSAFGWSVLNTVLSRLGTLGIGIVLARVLGPESFGTFAVALVALMAVLSFNELGVSLAIVRWPGDPARIVPTVNTISVAGSTLFCGAAIVAAPAFTAAVGDPHATDVIRVLILSVLINGVVASPAALLQRDFREKTRLGIDQVNVWVGALLSLVLALAGMGAMALAVGRVGGSLLAAVMFLRASPVPYRLGLDRELVMPLLRFGLPLAGTSIIFFALGYADQLTTGAVLGSTALGFYVLAFNLSSWPVSILAQPLRRVAPAAFSSLQHDRGRMNNAFEAIVSILASLTFPLILFVSAGAAPLIGFIYGDEWLPAAAALSWLVVAAISKVICDLAYDFVVVLGKSGTVFAIQAGSLLVLVPALAGGAAQYGLAGVAAAQAVVTVAVVLPLYLWQLHRGGLRLTAFARAVGVPLLVALPVGALSVGFAHWIPVALWALAAGGSTAAAATAGMLWLRRDTLRALRTIGAPQAPRHVELIP, from the coding sequence ATGACGGCACCCGCGCCCCGCCCCGGAGCTTCCAGTGCATTCGGCTGGAGTGTCCTGAATACGGTACTTTCCCGGCTGGGCACGCTGGGCATCGGCATTGTCCTGGCCCGTGTGCTGGGACCGGAGTCATTCGGCACCTTCGCGGTGGCGCTGGTGGCACTCATGGCGGTGTTGAGCTTCAACGAACTCGGCGTTTCCCTGGCCATCGTCAGGTGGCCGGGAGATCCGGCCCGGATCGTGCCCACCGTCAACACCATTTCCGTGGCGGGAAGCACCTTGTTCTGCGGGGCGGCCATTGTTGCCGCCCCGGCTTTTACCGCCGCCGTGGGAGATCCTCACGCCACGGACGTCATCAGGGTGTTGATCCTCAGCGTCCTGATCAACGGCGTGGTGGCTTCCCCGGCCGCATTGCTTCAGCGGGATTTCCGCGAAAAGACGCGGCTGGGGATCGACCAGGTGAATGTTTGGGTGGGGGCCCTGCTGTCCCTGGTCCTGGCTCTTGCGGGCATGGGAGCGATGGCGCTGGCCGTCGGCCGTGTGGGCGGCAGCCTGCTCGCCGCCGTGATGTTCCTTCGGGCGTCCCCGGTCCCCTACCGGCTGGGCCTGGACCGGGAGCTGGTCATGCCGCTGCTCCGGTTCGGGCTGCCCCTGGCGGGCACGAGCATCATCTTCTTCGCCTTGGGCTACGCGGACCAACTGACCACCGGCGCCGTCCTTGGTTCCACGGCCCTCGGTTTCTACGTCCTGGCCTTCAACCTCTCGAGTTGGCCGGTCAGTATCCTTGCCCAGCCGCTGCGCCGCGTCGCACCGGCCGCCTTCTCGTCACTTCAGCACGATCGGGGACGGATGAACAATGCTTTCGAGGCAATCGTCTCAATACTTGCCAGTCTTACGTTTCCCTTGATTCTCTTCGTATCCGCCGGCGCTGCCCCGCTGATCGGGTTCATTTACGGTGACGAGTGGCTTCCCGCAGCGGCAGCACTTTCTTGGCTCGTCGTTGCTGCAATATCCAAGGTCATTTGCGATCTTGCCTACGATTTTGTTGTTGTCCTGGGCAAGTCCGGTACCGTCTTCGCCATCCAGGCGGGGAGTCTATTGGTCCTGGTACCGGCTCTGGCAGGGGGTGCCGCCCAGTATGGCCTGGCGGGTGTGGCTGCCGCGCAAGCGGTGGTAACCGTGGCTGTGGTCCTTCCCCTTTACCTCTGGCAACTGCACCGTGGCGGCCTGCGCCTAACCGCTTTCGCCCGGGCCGTTGGGGTTCCGCTGCTCGTCGCTCTTCCAGTGGGAGCTCTTTCGGTGGGATTCGCGCACTGGATTCCCGTGGCGTTATGGGCCTTGGCGGCAGGGGGCAGCACCGCCGCCGCAGCCACCGCAGGCATGCTTTGGCTGCGGCGTGACACCCTACGTGCTTTGCGCACGATTGGTGCCCCTCAGGCGCCCAGACACGTGGAGCTGATTCCATGA
- a CDS encoding NAD-dependent epimerase/dehydratase family protein yields MSRLEGASVLVTGGAGTIGSTLVDALLDAGVSHIDVLDNLVRGRLNNLAGALASGQVELVQGNIQDRDLVHDLTHGKDLVFHQAAIRITQCAEEPRLALEVLVDGSFNVLEAAAEHKVAKLVAASSASVYGMAEEFPTTERHHHANNDTFYGAAKSFNEGMARSFRAMTGLDYVMLRYFNVYGPRMDVHGLYTEVLVRWMERIMDGEPPLIFGDGLQTMDFIHTADVARANVLAAGSDVVEGTYNVASGTETSLLEMAQALLRVMGSGLAVEHGPARQVNSVVRRLADTSAAARDLGFKAEVELEEGLRQLVTWWLPLRDEIAAARKVGA; encoded by the coding sequence GTGAGCCGCCTTGAGGGGGCCAGCGTCCTGGTCACCGGCGGGGCGGGCACCATCGGGTCCACTCTGGTGGACGCCCTCCTGGACGCCGGCGTGAGCCATATCGACGTGCTCGACAACCTGGTCCGCGGCAGGCTGAACAACCTGGCCGGCGCCTTGGCATCCGGGCAGGTTGAGCTGGTACAGGGCAACATCCAGGACCGGGATCTGGTGCATGACCTCACCCACGGCAAGGACCTGGTGTTCCACCAGGCGGCCATCCGCATCACCCAGTGTGCCGAGGAGCCGCGGCTGGCCCTGGAGGTCCTGGTGGACGGAAGCTTCAATGTCCTGGAAGCGGCCGCGGAGCACAAGGTAGCCAAGCTCGTGGCGGCGTCCAGCGCCTCCGTGTACGGGATGGCTGAAGAGTTCCCCACCACCGAACGGCACCACCATGCGAACAACGACACTTTCTACGGGGCAGCCAAGTCCTTCAATGAAGGCATGGCCAGGAGCTTCCGGGCCATGACCGGACTGGACTACGTGATGCTCCGCTACTTCAACGTGTACGGGCCCCGGATGGACGTCCACGGCCTGTACACCGAGGTCCTGGTGCGCTGGATGGAGCGGATCATGGACGGGGAGCCGCCGCTGATCTTTGGCGACGGACTCCAGACCATGGACTTCATCCATACCGCCGACGTCGCCCGCGCGAACGTGCTGGCCGCCGGCAGCGACGTCGTTGAAGGGACCTACAACGTGGCCAGCGGTACGGAAACCAGCCTGCTGGAGATGGCGCAGGCACTCCTGCGGGTCATGGGTTCCGGCCTCGCCGTGGAGCACGGGCCCGCGCGCCAGGTAAACAGCGTGGTGCGCCGGCTGGCTGACACCTCCGCCGCCGCCCGCGACCTTGGCTTCAAGGCCGAGGTGGAACTGGAAGAGGGATTGCGGCAACTGGTCACCTGGTGGCTGCCGCTGCGCGACGAGATCGCCGCTGCACGGAAGGTTGGTGCGTGA
- a CDS encoding Gfo/Idh/MocA family oxidoreductase has protein sequence MRAFTNPFHATQPQPAPKLRIAVVGAGYWGPNLARNLQASPDWDLVAICDLDVERARKLAATLGDIPCVESLDELLDTFEVDAVAIATPARTHHGTVMTALRAGKHVLVEKPLADSREHGLEMVAEAHANGLVLMADHTYCYTPAVLKMQELVQSGSLGEILFVDSTRINLGLVQPDVDVFWDLAPHDLSILDFVLPGGLNPATVSAFGADPLGTGRDCVGHLNFRLPNDATAHVHVNWLSPTKIRQMVIGGSLRTLVWDDLNPQQRLSVYDRGVSLDRQPKSAGERASTAVSYRLGDTWSPALPEREALGQVVAELASCIRNGRDARTGGASGLRVLSVLEAVTRSLTQDGRPTPVAGSALAATGAALGGSGAELEEAL, from the coding sequence ATGAGAGCCTTCACCAATCCATTCCACGCCACCCAACCGCAACCTGCGCCCAAACTCCGCATCGCCGTCGTGGGCGCCGGCTACTGGGGACCAAACCTGGCGCGCAACCTCCAGGCCAGCCCGGACTGGGACCTGGTGGCCATCTGCGACCTGGACGTCGAGCGGGCGCGGAAACTTGCCGCCACGCTCGGGGACATCCCCTGCGTGGAGTCACTGGATGAGCTGCTGGACACCTTTGAGGTGGACGCGGTAGCCATCGCGACGCCGGCGCGCACCCACCACGGAACGGTCATGACGGCGCTCCGGGCCGGGAAGCATGTCCTGGTGGAAAAGCCGCTGGCAGACAGCAGGGAACACGGGCTGGAGATGGTGGCCGAAGCACATGCCAACGGGCTGGTCCTGATGGCGGACCACACCTACTGCTACACCCCGGCCGTCCTCAAGATGCAGGAACTGGTCCAGTCCGGGTCCCTTGGAGAGATCCTGTTCGTGGATTCCACCCGGATCAATCTGGGGCTCGTGCAGCCCGACGTGGATGTCTTTTGGGACCTCGCGCCGCACGACCTCTCCATCCTCGATTTTGTCCTCCCCGGCGGACTCAACCCCGCCACCGTGTCCGCCTTCGGCGCGGACCCGCTGGGAACCGGGCGGGACTGCGTGGGGCACCTGAATTTCCGGCTTCCCAACGATGCCACCGCCCACGTGCACGTGAACTGGCTGAGCCCCACCAAGATCCGCCAGATGGTGATCGGTGGTTCCCTGCGGACCCTGGTGTGGGATGACCTGAACCCCCAGCAGCGGCTTAGCGTCTATGACCGGGGCGTCAGCCTGGACCGGCAACCCAAATCGGCCGGGGAAAGAGCCTCCACCGCCGTTTCCTACCGCCTCGGCGACACCTGGTCCCCCGCGCTGCCCGAGCGCGAGGCCCTCGGCCAGGTGGTGGCTGAACTCGCGTCCTGCATCCGCAACGGCCGTGACGCCAGGACAGGCGGCGCATCCGGTCTCCGCGTGCTGTCCGTCCTGGAAGCGGTGACCCGCAGCCTGACCCAGGACGGGCGCCCCACTCCCGTGGCCGGTTCTGCCTTGGCCGCGACAGGCGCCGCGTTGGGTGGCTCCGGGGCCGAGTTGGAGGAAGCACTGTGA
- a CDS encoding acetyltransferase, whose amino-acid sequence MSELILIAASGLAREVLAMVRSSGQYDVVGLLDDDKEMAGVTVDGAPVLGTIDDAAKYTHAFVLVCIGSGRVREAVVERLTALGLTEARYAIAVDPSVQYPEGCRVGRGSILLRNVTLTAAVTLGSHVVAMPSVTFTHDDDVADFATFAAGVSLGGGVRIGRGAYLGMNASVRERTSVGAYATVGMGAAVLSNVPDGQTWVGVPAHEINGENFKFRGMS is encoded by the coding sequence ATGAGTGAGCTGATCCTGATAGCTGCCAGCGGCTTGGCCCGCGAAGTCCTGGCGATGGTGCGCAGCAGCGGCCAGTACGACGTCGTCGGCCTGCTTGATGACGACAAGGAAATGGCGGGCGTGACCGTGGACGGGGCGCCCGTGCTCGGGACCATCGACGACGCCGCGAAGTACACGCACGCGTTCGTCCTGGTCTGCATCGGCTCCGGCCGGGTCCGTGAAGCTGTGGTGGAGCGGTTGACCGCGCTGGGCCTCACCGAGGCCCGTTATGCCATCGCCGTGGATCCCTCCGTCCAGTACCCGGAGGGGTGCCGTGTGGGGAGGGGCAGCATCCTGCTGCGGAACGTCACACTCACTGCGGCCGTCACGCTGGGCTCGCATGTGGTCGCCATGCCGTCGGTGACATTCACGCACGACGACGACGTGGCCGACTTCGCCACATTCGCTGCGGGAGTGTCGCTGGGCGGCGGAGTCCGGATTGGCCGGGGAGCATATCTGGGCATGAACGCCAGCGTGCGTGAACGGACGTCCGTGGGGGCCTACGCCACGGTGGGTATGGGCGCGGCGGTCCTCAGCAACGTTCCCGATGGCCAGACGTGGGTGGGTGTGCCGGCGCACGAAATCAACGGGGAGAACTTCAAGTTTCGGGGGATGTCATGA